A window of Corallococcus macrosporus DSM 14697 contains these coding sequences:
- a CDS encoding class I SAM-dependent methyltransferase — protein sequence MPPSENESYLLDYHRRLAGVTARWFSKTPVFRGDARFPSTYALLAAEVPREGRLRAVLDVACGDGYLLELLARREHGRPGLVGLDMSESELAQAEARLEGAATLVQGVAQALPFEDTSFDVVLSHLALMLMDDCEQVLSEIRRVLKPDGKLSCVVGGGFVPSGTLAVFRGLMQSTIAVQPRPPLSLGDTRFRSNEGLMALFGLAFQQVDVFDLEVQEVGPPERIWASLASTYDADQLQPEAREDVRRAFLAAVEPMKDSAGNLTCDWRMRQVTASAPRR from the coding sequence ATGCCTCCGTCCGAGAACGAGTCCTATCTCCTCGACTACCACCGCCGGCTCGCGGGTGTGACCGCGCGGTGGTTCTCGAAGACGCCTGTGTTTCGGGGGGACGCGCGGTTTCCCTCCACCTATGCGCTGCTTGCGGCGGAGGTTCCCCGCGAGGGGCGGCTGCGCGCAGTGCTCGACGTGGCCTGTGGTGATGGCTATCTGCTTGAGCTGCTCGCCCGGCGCGAGCACGGGCGCCCGGGACTTGTCGGCCTGGACATGAGCGAAAGTGAGCTCGCGCAGGCGGAGGCGCGTTTGGAGGGCGCCGCCACGCTGGTTCAGGGCGTGGCGCAGGCGCTCCCGTTCGAGGACACCTCTTTCGACGTCGTGCTCAGCCACCTGGCCCTGATGTTGATGGACGACTGCGAGCAGGTCCTCTCCGAGATTCGTCGCGTGCTCAAGCCCGACGGGAAGCTGTCCTGTGTCGTCGGTGGAGGCTTCGTCCCTTCGGGGACGCTCGCGGTGTTTCGTGGCCTGATGCAGTCCACCATCGCGGTGCAGCCGCGCCCACCGCTGAGCCTGGGAGACACGCGCTTCCGCTCCAACGAGGGGCTGATGGCGCTCTTCGGCCTCGCCTTCCAGCAGGTCGATGTCTTCGACCTCGAGGTCCAGGAGGTCGGTCCTCCGGAGCGCATCTGGGCCTCACTCGCCAGCACCTACGACGCCGACCAACTGCAGCCCGAGGCACGCGAAGACGTCCGGCGTGCGTTCCTCGCGGCGGTGGAGCCCATGAAGGATTCCGCTGGAAACCTCACCTGCGACTGGCGCATGCGGCAGGTGACGGCGAGCGCGCCCCGGCGCTGA
- a CDS encoding fatty acid desaturase family protein, which yields MSSSNPQAGPIPADDPKLLRSELRRVMPPESFQPQPLRGVVAFGLVPVMVVLMWAVSRGRLPWWACLLSSFVLGQMVTAVGLAAHEALHHAVFRSRTLESLLGWVGFAPFLVTPGNWRAWHVQAHHSAANVLVRDPDILPRRSEWRTQWFAKVFHAMSPGSGSLLSFVSFSFFFTAQGQAFLWHHSRLPQFKHVHMHRTRERILTVLVVLGWGAVGWWMGPLGALYALILPLLIGNITLMIYIATNHWLLAAHEESDNPFVNTASVATHPVMDWMHFNFSHHQEHHIFPAMSPKFAPLLRKHLRELNPDASQVYPHLHALKMLYRRPALYSEDGQTLMTSKGAPAIATEELRRQLKVPEPAAG from the coding sequence ATGAGTTCTTCCAATCCGCAGGCGGGTCCCATCCCCGCCGATGACCCCAAACTGCTGCGGTCCGAGCTGCGCCGGGTCATGCCTCCGGAGTCCTTCCAGCCACAGCCCCTGCGCGGCGTCGTCGCGTTCGGGCTGGTGCCGGTGATGGTGGTGCTGATGTGGGCGGTGAGCCGCGGGCGGCTGCCCTGGTGGGCGTGTCTGCTCAGCTCGTTCGTGCTCGGGCAGATGGTGACGGCCGTGGGCCTGGCGGCACACGAGGCGTTGCACCACGCGGTGTTCCGGAGCAGGACGCTGGAGAGTCTGCTGGGCTGGGTGGGCTTCGCGCCCTTCCTGGTGACGCCCGGGAACTGGCGGGCGTGGCACGTCCAGGCGCATCACAGCGCGGCCAACGTCCTGGTACGGGACCCGGACATCCTGCCCCGGCGCAGTGAGTGGCGGACGCAGTGGTTCGCCAAGGTGTTCCACGCGATGTCCCCGGGCTCGGGGTCGCTGCTGAGCTTCGTCAGCTTCAGCTTCTTCTTCACGGCCCAGGGGCAGGCCTTTTTGTGGCACCACAGCCGGCTGCCGCAGTTCAAGCATGTGCACATGCATCGGACACGGGAGCGCATCCTCACGGTGCTGGTGGTTCTGGGCTGGGGCGCGGTGGGCTGGTGGATGGGACCGCTGGGGGCGCTCTATGCGCTCATCCTGCCGCTCCTCATCGGCAACATCACCTTGATGATCTACATCGCCACCAACCATTGGCTGCTCGCCGCGCACGAAGAATCCGACAACCCCTTCGTGAACACGGCCAGCGTGGCGACGCACCCGGTGATGGACTGGATGCACTTCAACTTCAGCCACCACCAGGAGCACCACATCTTCCCGGCGATGAGCCCGAAGTTCGCGCCGCTGCTGCGCAAGCACCTGCGTGAGCTGAACCCGGATGCATCCCAGGTGTACCCCCACCTGCATGCGCTCAAGATGCTGTACCGGCGCCCCGCGCTCTACTCCGAGGATGGGCAGACGCTCATGACGTCCAAGGGGGCGCCCGCGATTGCCACGGAGGAGCTGCGCCGCCAGCTCAAGGTGCCAGAGCCCGCTGCGGGTTGA